Proteins encoded by one window of Actinocorallia herbida:
- a CDS encoding tRNA adenosine deaminase-associated protein, producing MTDSDTTDFAVVVFREESKWETELLPVALSEDLDGLIHALRQMPGIGGTIGLVAVGDDFFVAIRILGAEVLVFLSDVTASLDWPLARQVLEFLDIDLPDEDDDLDQVLPVGDMSIFADLGLDEMELGAISGDLDAYPDEMLLSIGEKLGFAIPLERALDSLV from the coding sequence ATGACGGACAGCGACACGACCGATTTCGCCGTTGTGGTCTTCCGCGAGGAGTCCAAGTGGGAGACCGAACTCCTGCCCGTGGCGCTCTCCGAGGATCTCGACGGTCTGATCCATGCGCTTCGGCAGATGCCGGGCATCGGCGGCACGATAGGACTCGTGGCGGTCGGTGATGACTTCTTTGTGGCGATCCGCATCCTCGGCGCCGAGGTGCTGGTGTTCCTGTCGGACGTGACCGCGTCGCTGGACTGGCCGCTGGCCCGTCAGGTGCTGGAGTTCCTCGACATCGACCTCCCGGACGAGGACGACGACCTCGACCAGGTCCTGCCCGTCGGCGACATGTCGATCTTCGCGGACCTCGGGCTCGACGAGATGGAGCTCGGCGCGATCTCCGGCGACCTCGACGCCTACCCCGACGAGATGCTGCTGTCGATCGGCGAGAAGCTCGGATTTGCGATTCCTCTGGAGCGGGCCCTCGACAGCCTGGTATGA
- a CDS encoding nucleoside deaminase: MREALAEARAAGPDVPIGAVVIGPDGEIVSRAHNERELTGDPTAHAEVLALRRAAEARGEWRLTGCALVVTLEPCTMCAGAAVLSRVDRIVYGAIDLKAGAVGSLWDVVRDRRLNHNPEVITGILAEESAALLTRFFSGRRLG; encoded by the coding sequence ATGCGCGAGGCCCTCGCCGAAGCCCGCGCCGCGGGCCCCGACGTCCCGATCGGCGCCGTCGTCATCGGCCCGGACGGCGAGATCGTCTCCCGCGCCCACAACGAGCGCGAGCTGACCGGCGACCCGACCGCGCACGCCGAGGTCCTCGCCCTCCGCCGCGCCGCGGAGGCGCGGGGAGAATGGCGCCTCACGGGATGCGCCCTCGTGGTGACCCTGGAGCCGTGCACGATGTGCGCGGGAGCCGCCGTACTGTCCCGAGTCGACCGGATCGTCTATGGCGCGATAGACCTCAAGGCGGGCGCCGTCGGGTCGCTGTGGGACGTCGTCAGGGACCGCCGGCTCAACCACAACCCCGAAGTGATCACCGGAATCCTCGCCGAAGAGTCGGCGGCTCTCCTAACCCGGTTCTTCTCTGGGCGCAGACTCGGGTAA
- a CDS encoding helix-turn-helix domain-containing protein, whose product MSEISDESGDHRVRVHLDELLAERGMTLSDLAHRVGITPVNLSILKNDRARAIRFSTLTRICQVLGCRPGDLLTVDPPADAGVRG is encoded by the coding sequence ATGTCCGAGATCTCCGACGAATCCGGCGACCATCGGGTCCGCGTCCACCTGGACGAGCTCCTCGCCGAACGGGGCATGACGCTCTCCGATCTCGCCCACCGCGTCGGCATCACGCCCGTGAACCTGTCGATCCTGAAGAACGACCGCGCCAGGGCGATCCGCTTCAGCACCCTCACCCGCATCTGCCAGGTCCTCGGCTGCCGGCCCGGAGACCTCCTCACCGTCGACCCACCGGCAGACGCCGGCGTCAGGGGGTAG
- a CDS encoding DUF397 domain-containing protein produces the protein MLKPNWRKSSYSSAQGADCVELADMRGRVGIRDSKNPDSTPLDVTRRQFGRLASRIRANRI, from the coding sequence ATGCTCAAGCCCAACTGGCGAAAGTCCAGCTATTCCAGCGCGCAGGGCGCTGACTGCGTGGAACTCGCGGACATGCGCGGTCGCGTCGGGATTCGCGACAGCAAGAACCCCGACAGCACCCCCCTTGATGTGACTCGCCGCCAGTTCGGCCGCCTCGCCTCCCGGATCCGGGCGAACCGCATCTGA
- a CDS encoding helix-turn-helix domain-containing protein, translated as MSTQQGRSARHRKLAAELVKLRERAGLTREHAAAALGWQRSKLSRIETSVTMPSVADVTQILGVYGGTDQATRLAFIDLTRQIRERGWWVPYGEVFPGSYAELEDAANRILTLQKEIVPGLLQTADYARELIARHIGDAREADLRLQARMTRQAILLRDKPPALRVVLAEEVLRRPIGGDAAMRRQLEKLLVEGERPNIEIRVIPTAAADYPTFGEGSMVIFEFDSPIDLDTVYVEYVPGGHYIEEIEQVRRCTVAYSGAAAAALSPEESADLISAIAKK; from the coding sequence ATGTCCACTCAGCAGGGCCGGTCCGCTCGCCACCGGAAACTTGCGGCGGAGCTGGTAAAACTCCGCGAACGCGCAGGACTGACGAGGGAGCACGCCGCCGCGGCCCTCGGTTGGCAGCGATCGAAGTTGTCTCGGATCGAGACGTCGGTGACAATGCCGTCCGTCGCTGACGTCACCCAGATTCTCGGCGTCTACGGCGGCACGGATCAGGCGACAAGACTCGCGTTCATCGACCTCACCCGGCAGATCCGCGAACGCGGGTGGTGGGTTCCGTACGGTGAGGTCTTCCCCGGGTCCTACGCCGAGCTGGAAGACGCCGCGAACCGAATCTTGACACTTCAGAAAGAGATCGTTCCGGGCCTGCTCCAGACTGCGGACTACGCGCGGGAGCTGATCGCCCGCCACATCGGCGATGCACGCGAAGCAGATCTCCGGCTCCAGGCCCGCATGACACGGCAGGCCATCCTGCTCCGGGACAAACCTCCGGCTCTCCGCGTGGTCCTGGCCGAAGAGGTTCTGCGAAGGCCGATCGGCGGTGACGCCGCGATGCGCCGACAACTGGAGAAGCTCCTGGTCGAAGGGGAGCGGCCGAACATCGAGATCCGCGTCATCCCGACCGCAGCTGCGGACTACCCGACGTTCGGCGAGGGCAGCATGGTCATCTTCGAGTTCGATTCCCCGATCGACCTGGACACGGTCTACGTCGAGTACGTCCCAGGCGGCCACTACATCGAGGAGATCGAGCAGGTCCGGCGCTGTACCGTGGCGTACTCAGGGGCTGCGGCGGCTGCACTCTCGCCCGAGGAGTCCGCAGACCTCATTTCCGCCATCGCTAAGAAGTGA
- a CDS encoding ATP-binding protein yields the protein MGRTGNLVGFSRMRPDNRLPSRARTWTATVAAPHADADTIDTLRLLTSEVATNAVEHGHATGIVRVTVLITAEQRVRVEVFNENPPADGDEHRCPTPRAASDDDEDGRGLLLLDALAHSWGHGPGPDGKGTTVWFEIDAKASA from the coding sequence GTGGGACGGACTGGAAATCTCGTCGGCTTCTCCCGCATGCGCCCCGACAACCGGCTGCCTAGCCGAGCGAGGACGTGGACCGCGACCGTCGCCGCTCCCCACGCCGACGCCGACACCATCGACACGCTGCGGCTGCTCACCTCCGAAGTCGCCACGAACGCCGTCGAGCACGGTCACGCGACCGGGATCGTACGCGTGACGGTGCTGATCACCGCGGAACAGCGAGTTCGGGTCGAGGTCTTCAACGAGAACCCCCCGGCTGACGGCGATGAGCACAGATGCCCGACGCCCCGTGCCGCCTCCGATGACGACGAGGACGGCCGTGGCCTTTTGCTCCTCGACGCACTCGCCCACTCCTGGGGCCACGGCCCGGGCCCGGACGGCAAGGGCACCACCGTCTGGTTCGAGATCGACGCCAAGGCGTCCGCCTAG
- a CDS encoding MerR family transcriptional regulator produces the protein MDDEDYPAYSMGRASEILGVTPAFLRALGAAKLIEPLRSEGGHRRFSRYQLRLAQRARELVDNGTALDSACRIIILEDQLAEALRINEQLKADK, from the coding sequence ATGGACGATGAGGACTACCCCGCATACAGCATGGGACGGGCCTCGGAGATCCTCGGCGTCACGCCCGCGTTCCTACGAGCCTTGGGCGCAGCCAAGCTGATCGAACCGCTGCGCTCCGAGGGCGGCCACCGCCGCTTCTCCCGCTACCAGCTCCGCCTGGCCCAGCGCGCCCGCGAGCTCGTCGACAACGGCACCGCCCTGGACTCGGCCTGCCGGATCATCATCCTGGAAGACCAGCTCGCCGAAGCCCTGCGCATCAACGAACAACTCAAAGCCGACAAGTAA
- a CDS encoding type II toxin-antitoxin system VapB family antitoxin, producing MIFKAVGDGRPYPDHGLQARDWAKIPPRQVRLDELTTTKRELDLHSLLAKDSTFYGDLFPHVVHWNGDFYLEDGLHRALRAALHQRTVLHARVFDL from the coding sequence GTGATCTTCAAAGCGGTGGGCGACGGCCGCCCCTACCCCGACCACGGACTCCAGGCGCGGGACTGGGCGAAGATCCCCCCGCGCCAGGTCCGCCTGGACGAGCTCACCACCACCAAGCGCGAACTCGACCTCCACTCCCTCCTCGCCAAGGACTCCACCTTCTACGGCGACCTCTTCCCTCACGTAGTTCACTGGAACGGCGACTTCTACCTGGAGGACGGCCTTCACCGAGCCCTCCGCGCCGCCCTACACCAGCGCACAGTCCTCCACGCCCGAGTCTTCGACCTCTGA